A window of Oncorhynchus keta strain PuntledgeMale-10-30-2019 chromosome 27, Oket_V2, whole genome shotgun sequence contains these coding sequences:
- the LOC118360212 gene encoding transcriptional repressor CTCF-like isoform X1, with protein sequence MTSKSKREIVCAVDGCKAENVSLHGLPSEQTLRLIWLKFIFNNQVPEKFSQYLRICTAHFSSDCIANQDRYTSGFAKRLILQQGSVPSILHPAAATNQVVEHMMSGVTKDEGCQYEPPSVCNIMVPSPPRPVLVPLKHNVSTQAYYYRGKNTNKAIQVQPIQKNVGVNTRFMEDIPHRDVNRLNSVTVYMARKYVVYEDCLLPLFKTCPVCRGSCNIDKFIQDTLLTINRFCNHCDHRSQWKSQPFNLPAEYLSPSAAKVSTGTTDAPTGTTGMSTGTSTDAQTGTSTGTFNNQTLKTAEKSGLLLESNDGDICNKGLEDIQTLVFETTLCLDDEVHDDKAIKKKRQLLEEEQKEVGEEEMEEEMEGEEEMKGEEEMEEEESSDREWEPEVELGELLASDSEGDSPALCPDCGTFTKGSKTHVCEHVKPFVCQDCGKRFVNEVSLNIHRRIHKPGYVHECKYCLKSLQSRPEKLRHEESHPRVEKPYECPDCPKRFSDIKARDGHIQGHRGPTQHICNICKMEFNKKHILERHMLVHSGDKSYTCPECQRSFNQASHLKSHMRLHTGERPYKCQQCDKSFNHNVSLKSHIQRYHPGLCYGTKEKEEGQELISNSASQTEQQVMIKESGEPETGQKRVKRALRAGRKRKRQTFDPEEFVESKNSDSEFNPEVGESGSNSDSDFNPEEEESGSKRRSTGRPIGRPKGRPGTSRKIYAGTVGKELDGSNLNEHKSATQWEQEEERQSDPEVVGERVSKRKATSRGRGRGRGRGRGRPKTIREMHEGTTCEELVGSNLNEQVPPIETALSELLESCWPIQNVDEAFDPMPN encoded by the exons ATGACAAGCAAAAGCAAGAGGGAGATAGTTTGTGCAGTAGATGGCTGCAAGGCTGAAAATGTTTCTTTGCATGGTCTTCCATCAGAACAGACACTTCGTCTGATTTGGCTTAAATTTATTTTTAATAATCAAGTGCCAGAGAAGTTCAGTCAGTACCTGCGCATATGCACAGCACACTTCTCATCGGACTGCATTGCAAATCAGGATAGGTACACAAGTGGATTTGCTAAGAGATTGATCCTCCAACAAGGTTCTGTCCCATCCATCTTGCACCCTGCAGCGGCAACCAACCAAGTA GTGGAACACATGATGTCGGGTGTGACAAAAGATGAGGGATGCCAATATGAACCACCCTCAGTATGCAACATTATGGTACCATCACCTCCAAGACCCGTTCTGGTACCGTTAAAACACAACGTGTCAACACAGGCTTATTATTACAGAGGAAAAAATACAAACAAAG CCATCCAAGTGCAGCCAATCCAGAAGAATGTAGGAGTCAATACAAGGTTTATGGAGGACATACCACACAGGGATGTGAACCG GTTAAACTCTGTCACGGTGTACATGGCGAGGAAGTATGTGGTCTATGAAGACTGCCTCCTTCCGTTGTTCAAGACTTGTCCAGTCTGTCGCGGCTCCTGCAACATCGACAAGTTCATCCAAGACACCCTGCTCACCATCAACCGGTTCTGCAACCACTGTGACCACCGGAGCCAATGGAAGAGCCAGCCCTTTAACCTCCCAGCTGAATACCTGTCCCCCTCAGCAGCCAAAGTATCAACTGGCACAACTGATGCTCCCACCGGCACTACTGGCATGTCAACTGGCACATCCACTGATGCTCAGACAGGCACCTCAACAGGCACCTTCAATAATCAGACCTTGAAG ACTGCGGAGAAAAGTGGTCTTCTGTTGGAGAGTAACGATGGTGATATCTGCAACAAAGGTCTGGAGGACATTCAAACCCTGGTGTTTGAGACGACTCTTTGTTTGGATGACGAAGTTCACGACGACAAAGCCATTAAGAAGAAACGTCAGTTATTAGAGGAGGAACAAAAAGAGGTGGGGGAGGAAGAAATGGAGGAAGAaatggagggggaggaagaaatgaagggggaggaagaaatggaggaggaggagagctctGATAGGGAGTGGGAACCGGAGGTGGAGTTAGGTGAACTTCTAGCCTCAGATTCCGAAGGGGATTCCCCAGCGCTCTGCCCGGATTGCGGCACGTTCACCAAAGGCTCCAAGACTCACGTCTGCGAGCACGTGAAGCCGTTCGTCTGTCAGGACTGTGGCAAGCGGTTCGTTAACGAGGTCTCTCTTAACATTCACAGAAGAATCCACAAGCCAGGCTATGTGCACGAGTGCAAGTACTGCCTCAAGTCGCTCCAGAGCAGGCCGGAGAAACTAAGGCACGAGGAGAGCCACCCGCGTGTGGAAAAGCCCTACGAATGCCCCGACTGCCCCAAACGATTTAGCGACATTAAAGCCCGAGACGGCCACATTCAAGGTCACAGAGGGCCCACACAGCACATTTGTAACATCTGTAAAATGGAGTTCAACAAAAAACACATCCTGGAAAGACACATGCTAGTCCACAGCGGGGACAAGTCCTACACATGCCCCGAGTGTCAGCGCTCCTTCAACCAAGCGAGCCATCTCAAGTCCCACATGCGCCTCCACACGGGCGAGCGGCCGTACAAGTGCCAGCAATGTGACAAGTCCTTCAACCACAACGTGAGTCTGAAAAGCCACATCCAGCGCTACCACCCAGGCCTTTGCTACGGGACcaaggagaaggaagagggacAGGAGCTCATCTCAAACTCAGCGAGTCAGACTGAACAACAGGTAATGATAAAGGAGAGTGGAGAGCCAGAGACTGGGCAGAAGAGAGTGAAGAGGGCACTCAGGGCAGGAAGGAAGAGGAAACGACAGACCTTTGACCCTGAGGAGTTTGTGGAGAGTAAGAACAGTGACTCAGAATTCAACCCAGAAGTGGGGGAGAGCGGGAGCAACAGTGACTCTGACTTCAacccagaggaagaagagagtGGGAGCAAAAGGAGGAGTACAGGTAGACCAATAGGCAGACCAAAAGGAAGACCAGGGACCAGCAGAAAGATCTATGCAGGAACTGTTGGTAAAGAGCTTGATGGATCGAATTTGAATGAACACAAATCTGCAACACAGTgggagcaggaggaagagaggcagagcgaCCCGGAGGtggtgggggagagagtgagCAAAAGGAAAGCCACAagcagaggaagggggagaggcaggggaagagGCAGGGGAAGACCAAAAACCATTAGAGAGATGCATGAGGGAACTACTTGCGAAGAACTTGTTGGATCTAACCTGAATGAACAAGTACCACCAATAGAGACCGCTCTTTCTGAACTTTTAGAGAGTTGTTGGCCAATTCAAAATGTAGATGAGGCTTTTGACCCGATGCCAAATTAA
- the LOC118360212 gene encoding transcriptional repressor CTCF-like isoform X2 yields the protein MSHISPVTTCSFLGCSKARTDTLHSLPKDPEIRRQWVQFLFTSNPGVHIGTTTRICSAHFNRDSFLNWGPKSMGYAKLFVLKPDAIPTIFPIHEVSVEHMMSGVTKDEGCQYEPPSVCNIMVPSPPRPVLVPLKHNVSTQAYYYRGKNTNKAIQVQPIQKNVGVNTRFMEDIPHRDVNRLNSVTVYMARKYVVYEDCLLPLFKTCPVCRGSCNIDKFIQDTLLTINRFCNHCDHRSQWKSQPFNLPAEYLSPSAAKVSTGTTDAPTGTTGMSTGTSTDAQTGTSTGTFNNQTLKTAEKSGLLLESNDGDICNKGLEDIQTLVFETTLCLDDEVHDDKAIKKKRQLLEEEQKEVGEEEMEEEMEGEEEMKGEEEMEEEESSDREWEPEVELGELLASDSEGDSPALCPDCGTFTKGSKTHVCEHVKPFVCQDCGKRFVNEVSLNIHRRIHKPGYVHECKYCLKSLQSRPEKLRHEESHPRVEKPYECPDCPKRFSDIKARDGHIQGHRGPTQHICNICKMEFNKKHILERHMLVHSGDKSYTCPECQRSFNQASHLKSHMRLHTGERPYKCQQCDKSFNHNVSLKSHIQRYHPGLCYGTKEKEEGQELISNSASQTEQQVMIKESGEPETGQKRVKRALRAGRKRKRQTFDPEEFVESKNSDSEFNPEVGESGSNSDSDFNPEEEESGSKRRSTGRPIGRPKGRPGTSRKIYAGTVGKELDGSNLNEHKSATQWEQEEERQSDPEVVGERVSKRKATSRGRGRGRGRGRGRPKTIREMHEGTTCEELVGSNLNEQVPPIETALSELLESCWPIQNVDEAFDPMPN from the exons ATGTCGCACATATCGCCGGTAACTACTTGCAGCTTTCTTGGTTGTTCCAAAGCCAGGACTGATACTTTACACAGTCTTCCTAAAGACCCTGAAATCAGAAGACAGTGGGTGCAGTTTCTTTTTACTTCGAATCCAGGTGTGCACATCGGTACTACAACACGAATTTGCAGCGCGCATTTCAACAGGGACTCGTTTCTGAATTGGGGGCCGAAGTCAATGGGGTATGCCAAACTATTTGTTCTGAAACCGGACGCCATCCCAACTATTTTTCCGATCCATGAAGTATCG GTGGAACACATGATGTCGGGTGTGACAAAAGATGAGGGATGCCAATATGAACCACCCTCAGTATGCAACATTATGGTACCATCACCTCCAAGACCCGTTCTGGTACCGTTAAAACACAACGTGTCAACACAGGCTTATTATTACAGAGGAAAAAATACAAACAAAG CCATCCAAGTGCAGCCAATCCAGAAGAATGTAGGAGTCAATACAAGGTTTATGGAGGACATACCACACAGGGATGTGAACCG GTTAAACTCTGTCACGGTGTACATGGCGAGGAAGTATGTGGTCTATGAAGACTGCCTCCTTCCGTTGTTCAAGACTTGTCCAGTCTGTCGCGGCTCCTGCAACATCGACAAGTTCATCCAAGACACCCTGCTCACCATCAACCGGTTCTGCAACCACTGTGACCACCGGAGCCAATGGAAGAGCCAGCCCTTTAACCTCCCAGCTGAATACCTGTCCCCCTCAGCAGCCAAAGTATCAACTGGCACAACTGATGCTCCCACCGGCACTACTGGCATGTCAACTGGCACATCCACTGATGCTCAGACAGGCACCTCAACAGGCACCTTCAATAATCAGACCTTGAAG ACTGCGGAGAAAAGTGGTCTTCTGTTGGAGAGTAACGATGGTGATATCTGCAACAAAGGTCTGGAGGACATTCAAACCCTGGTGTTTGAGACGACTCTTTGTTTGGATGACGAAGTTCACGACGACAAAGCCATTAAGAAGAAACGTCAGTTATTAGAGGAGGAACAAAAAGAGGTGGGGGAGGAAGAAATGGAGGAAGAaatggagggggaggaagaaatgaagggggaggaagaaatggaggaggaggagagctctGATAGGGAGTGGGAACCGGAGGTGGAGTTAGGTGAACTTCTAGCCTCAGATTCCGAAGGGGATTCCCCAGCGCTCTGCCCGGATTGCGGCACGTTCACCAAAGGCTCCAAGACTCACGTCTGCGAGCACGTGAAGCCGTTCGTCTGTCAGGACTGTGGCAAGCGGTTCGTTAACGAGGTCTCTCTTAACATTCACAGAAGAATCCACAAGCCAGGCTATGTGCACGAGTGCAAGTACTGCCTCAAGTCGCTCCAGAGCAGGCCGGAGAAACTAAGGCACGAGGAGAGCCACCCGCGTGTGGAAAAGCCCTACGAATGCCCCGACTGCCCCAAACGATTTAGCGACATTAAAGCCCGAGACGGCCACATTCAAGGTCACAGAGGGCCCACACAGCACATTTGTAACATCTGTAAAATGGAGTTCAACAAAAAACACATCCTGGAAAGACACATGCTAGTCCACAGCGGGGACAAGTCCTACACATGCCCCGAGTGTCAGCGCTCCTTCAACCAAGCGAGCCATCTCAAGTCCCACATGCGCCTCCACACGGGCGAGCGGCCGTACAAGTGCCAGCAATGTGACAAGTCCTTCAACCACAACGTGAGTCTGAAAAGCCACATCCAGCGCTACCACCCAGGCCTTTGCTACGGGACcaaggagaaggaagagggacAGGAGCTCATCTCAAACTCAGCGAGTCAGACTGAACAACAGGTAATGATAAAGGAGAGTGGAGAGCCAGAGACTGGGCAGAAGAGAGTGAAGAGGGCACTCAGGGCAGGAAGGAAGAGGAAACGACAGACCTTTGACCCTGAGGAGTTTGTGGAGAGTAAGAACAGTGACTCAGAATTCAACCCAGAAGTGGGGGAGAGCGGGAGCAACAGTGACTCTGACTTCAacccagaggaagaagagagtGGGAGCAAAAGGAGGAGTACAGGTAGACCAATAGGCAGACCAAAAGGAAGACCAGGGACCAGCAGAAAGATCTATGCAGGAACTGTTGGTAAAGAGCTTGATGGATCGAATTTGAATGAACACAAATCTGCAACACAGTgggagcaggaggaagagaggcagagcgaCCCGGAGGtggtgggggagagagtgagCAAAAGGAAAGCCACAagcagaggaagggggagaggcaggggaagagGCAGGGGAAGACCAAAAACCATTAGAGAGATGCATGAGGGAACTACTTGCGAAGAACTTGTTGGATCTAACCTGAATGAACAAGTACCACCAATAGAGACCGCTCTTTCTGAACTTTTAGAGAGTTGTTGGCCAATTCAAAATGTAGATGAGGCTTTTGACCCGATGCCAAATTAA
- the LOC118360212 gene encoding transcriptional repressor CTCF-like isoform X3, giving the protein MMSGVTKDEGCQYEPPSVCNIMVPSPPRPVLVPLKHNVSTQAYYYRGKNTNKAIQVQPIQKNVGVNTRFMEDIPHRDVNRLNSVTVYMARKYVVYEDCLLPLFKTCPVCRGSCNIDKFIQDTLLTINRFCNHCDHRSQWKSQPFNLPAEYLSPSAAKVSTGTTDAPTGTTGMSTGTSTDAQTGTSTGTFNNQTLKTAEKSGLLLESNDGDICNKGLEDIQTLVFETTLCLDDEVHDDKAIKKKRQLLEEEQKEVGEEEMEEEMEGEEEMKGEEEMEEEESSDREWEPEVELGELLASDSEGDSPALCPDCGTFTKGSKTHVCEHVKPFVCQDCGKRFVNEVSLNIHRRIHKPGYVHECKYCLKSLQSRPEKLRHEESHPRVEKPYECPDCPKRFSDIKARDGHIQGHRGPTQHICNICKMEFNKKHILERHMLVHSGDKSYTCPECQRSFNQASHLKSHMRLHTGERPYKCQQCDKSFNHNVSLKSHIQRYHPGLCYGTKEKEEGQELISNSASQTEQQVMIKESGEPETGQKRVKRALRAGRKRKRQTFDPEEFVESKNSDSEFNPEVGESGSNSDSDFNPEEEESGSKRRSTGRPIGRPKGRPGTSRKIYAGTVGKELDGSNLNEHKSATQWEQEEERQSDPEVVGERVSKRKATSRGRGRGRGRGRGRPKTIREMHEGTTCEELVGSNLNEQVPPIETALSELLESCWPIQNVDEAFDPMPN; this is encoded by the exons ATGATGTCGGGTGTGACAAAAGATGAGGGATGCCAATATGAACCACCCTCAGTATGCAACATTATGGTACCATCACCTCCAAGACCCGTTCTGGTACCGTTAAAACACAACGTGTCAACACAGGCTTATTATTACAGAGGAAAAAATACAAACAAAG CCATCCAAGTGCAGCCAATCCAGAAGAATGTAGGAGTCAATACAAGGTTTATGGAGGACATACCACACAGGGATGTGAACCG GTTAAACTCTGTCACGGTGTACATGGCGAGGAAGTATGTGGTCTATGAAGACTGCCTCCTTCCGTTGTTCAAGACTTGTCCAGTCTGTCGCGGCTCCTGCAACATCGACAAGTTCATCCAAGACACCCTGCTCACCATCAACCGGTTCTGCAACCACTGTGACCACCGGAGCCAATGGAAGAGCCAGCCCTTTAACCTCCCAGCTGAATACCTGTCCCCCTCAGCAGCCAAAGTATCAACTGGCACAACTGATGCTCCCACCGGCACTACTGGCATGTCAACTGGCACATCCACTGATGCTCAGACAGGCACCTCAACAGGCACCTTCAATAATCAGACCTTGAAG ACTGCGGAGAAAAGTGGTCTTCTGTTGGAGAGTAACGATGGTGATATCTGCAACAAAGGTCTGGAGGACATTCAAACCCTGGTGTTTGAGACGACTCTTTGTTTGGATGACGAAGTTCACGACGACAAAGCCATTAAGAAGAAACGTCAGTTATTAGAGGAGGAACAAAAAGAGGTGGGGGAGGAAGAAATGGAGGAAGAaatggagggggaggaagaaatgaagggggaggaagaaatggaggaggaggagagctctGATAGGGAGTGGGAACCGGAGGTGGAGTTAGGTGAACTTCTAGCCTCAGATTCCGAAGGGGATTCCCCAGCGCTCTGCCCGGATTGCGGCACGTTCACCAAAGGCTCCAAGACTCACGTCTGCGAGCACGTGAAGCCGTTCGTCTGTCAGGACTGTGGCAAGCGGTTCGTTAACGAGGTCTCTCTTAACATTCACAGAAGAATCCACAAGCCAGGCTATGTGCACGAGTGCAAGTACTGCCTCAAGTCGCTCCAGAGCAGGCCGGAGAAACTAAGGCACGAGGAGAGCCACCCGCGTGTGGAAAAGCCCTACGAATGCCCCGACTGCCCCAAACGATTTAGCGACATTAAAGCCCGAGACGGCCACATTCAAGGTCACAGAGGGCCCACACAGCACATTTGTAACATCTGTAAAATGGAGTTCAACAAAAAACACATCCTGGAAAGACACATGCTAGTCCACAGCGGGGACAAGTCCTACACATGCCCCGAGTGTCAGCGCTCCTTCAACCAAGCGAGCCATCTCAAGTCCCACATGCGCCTCCACACGGGCGAGCGGCCGTACAAGTGCCAGCAATGTGACAAGTCCTTCAACCACAACGTGAGTCTGAAAAGCCACATCCAGCGCTACCACCCAGGCCTTTGCTACGGGACcaaggagaaggaagagggacAGGAGCTCATCTCAAACTCAGCGAGTCAGACTGAACAACAGGTAATGATAAAGGAGAGTGGAGAGCCAGAGACTGGGCAGAAGAGAGTGAAGAGGGCACTCAGGGCAGGAAGGAAGAGGAAACGACAGACCTTTGACCCTGAGGAGTTTGTGGAGAGTAAGAACAGTGACTCAGAATTCAACCCAGAAGTGGGGGAGAGCGGGAGCAACAGTGACTCTGACTTCAacccagaggaagaagagagtGGGAGCAAAAGGAGGAGTACAGGTAGACCAATAGGCAGACCAAAAGGAAGACCAGGGACCAGCAGAAAGATCTATGCAGGAACTGTTGGTAAAGAGCTTGATGGATCGAATTTGAATGAACACAAATCTGCAACACAGTgggagcaggaggaagagaggcagagcgaCCCGGAGGtggtgggggagagagtgagCAAAAGGAAAGCCACAagcagaggaagggggagaggcaggggaagagGCAGGGGAAGACCAAAAACCATTAGAGAGATGCATGAGGGAACTACTTGCGAAGAACTTGTTGGATCTAACCTGAATGAACAAGTACCACCAATAGAGACCGCTCTTTCTGAACTTTTAGAGAGTTGTTGGCCAATTCAAAATGTAGATGAGGCTTTTGACCCGATGCCAAATTAA
- the LOC118360212 gene encoding zinc finger protein 345-like isoform X4 has translation MEDIPHRDVNRLNSVTVYMARKYVVYEDCLLPLFKTCPVCRGSCNIDKFIQDTLLTINRFCNHCDHRSQWKSQPFNLPAEYLSPSAAKVSTGTTDAPTGTTGMSTGTSTDAQTGTSTGTFNNQTLKTAEKSGLLLESNDGDICNKGLEDIQTLVFETTLCLDDEVHDDKAIKKKRQLLEEEQKEVGEEEMEEEMEGEEEMKGEEEMEEEESSDREWEPEVELGELLASDSEGDSPALCPDCGTFTKGSKTHVCEHVKPFVCQDCGKRFVNEVSLNIHRRIHKPGYVHECKYCLKSLQSRPEKLRHEESHPRVEKPYECPDCPKRFSDIKARDGHIQGHRGPTQHICNICKMEFNKKHILERHMLVHSGDKSYTCPECQRSFNQASHLKSHMRLHTGERPYKCQQCDKSFNHNVSLKSHIQRYHPGLCYGTKEKEEGQELISNSASQTEQQVMIKESGEPETGQKRVKRALRAGRKRKRQTFDPEEFVESKNSDSEFNPEVGESGSNSDSDFNPEEEESGSKRRSTGRPIGRPKGRPGTSRKIYAGTVGKELDGSNLNEHKSATQWEQEEERQSDPEVVGERVSKRKATSRGRGRGRGRGRGRPKTIREMHEGTTCEELVGSNLNEQVPPIETALSELLESCWPIQNVDEAFDPMPN, from the exons ATGGAGGACATACCACACAGGGATGTGAACCG GTTAAACTCTGTCACGGTGTACATGGCGAGGAAGTATGTGGTCTATGAAGACTGCCTCCTTCCGTTGTTCAAGACTTGTCCAGTCTGTCGCGGCTCCTGCAACATCGACAAGTTCATCCAAGACACCCTGCTCACCATCAACCGGTTCTGCAACCACTGTGACCACCGGAGCCAATGGAAGAGCCAGCCCTTTAACCTCCCAGCTGAATACCTGTCCCCCTCAGCAGCCAAAGTATCAACTGGCACAACTGATGCTCCCACCGGCACTACTGGCATGTCAACTGGCACATCCACTGATGCTCAGACAGGCACCTCAACAGGCACCTTCAATAATCAGACCTTGAAG ACTGCGGAGAAAAGTGGTCTTCTGTTGGAGAGTAACGATGGTGATATCTGCAACAAAGGTCTGGAGGACATTCAAACCCTGGTGTTTGAGACGACTCTTTGTTTGGATGACGAAGTTCACGACGACAAAGCCATTAAGAAGAAACGTCAGTTATTAGAGGAGGAACAAAAAGAGGTGGGGGAGGAAGAAATGGAGGAAGAaatggagggggaggaagaaatgaagggggaggaagaaatggaggaggaggagagctctGATAGGGAGTGGGAACCGGAGGTGGAGTTAGGTGAACTTCTAGCCTCAGATTCCGAAGGGGATTCCCCAGCGCTCTGCCCGGATTGCGGCACGTTCACCAAAGGCTCCAAGACTCACGTCTGCGAGCACGTGAAGCCGTTCGTCTGTCAGGACTGTGGCAAGCGGTTCGTTAACGAGGTCTCTCTTAACATTCACAGAAGAATCCACAAGCCAGGCTATGTGCACGAGTGCAAGTACTGCCTCAAGTCGCTCCAGAGCAGGCCGGAGAAACTAAGGCACGAGGAGAGCCACCCGCGTGTGGAAAAGCCCTACGAATGCCCCGACTGCCCCAAACGATTTAGCGACATTAAAGCCCGAGACGGCCACATTCAAGGTCACAGAGGGCCCACACAGCACATTTGTAACATCTGTAAAATGGAGTTCAACAAAAAACACATCCTGGAAAGACACATGCTAGTCCACAGCGGGGACAAGTCCTACACATGCCCCGAGTGTCAGCGCTCCTTCAACCAAGCGAGCCATCTCAAGTCCCACATGCGCCTCCACACGGGCGAGCGGCCGTACAAGTGCCAGCAATGTGACAAGTCCTTCAACCACAACGTGAGTCTGAAAAGCCACATCCAGCGCTACCACCCAGGCCTTTGCTACGGGACcaaggagaaggaagagggacAGGAGCTCATCTCAAACTCAGCGAGTCAGACTGAACAACAGGTAATGATAAAGGAGAGTGGAGAGCCAGAGACTGGGCAGAAGAGAGTGAAGAGGGCACTCAGGGCAGGAAGGAAGAGGAAACGACAGACCTTTGACCCTGAGGAGTTTGTGGAGAGTAAGAACAGTGACTCAGAATTCAACCCAGAAGTGGGGGAGAGCGGGAGCAACAGTGACTCTGACTTCAacccagaggaagaagagagtGGGAGCAAAAGGAGGAGTACAGGTAGACCAATAGGCAGACCAAAAGGAAGACCAGGGACCAGCAGAAAGATCTATGCAGGAACTGTTGGTAAAGAGCTTGATGGATCGAATTTGAATGAACACAAATCTGCAACACAGTgggagcaggaggaagagaggcagagcgaCCCGGAGGtggtgggggagagagtgagCAAAAGGAAAGCCACAagcagaggaagggggagaggcaggggaagagGCAGGGGAAGACCAAAAACCATTAGAGAGATGCATGAGGGAACTACTTGCGAAGAACTTGTTGGATCTAACCTGAATGAACAAGTACCACCAATAGAGACCGCTCTTTCTGAACTTTTAGAGAGTTGTTGGCCAATTCAAAATGTAGATGAGGCTTTTGACCCGATGCCAAATTAA